In Mycoplasmopsis fermentans PG18, one genomic interval encodes:
- a CDS encoding lipoprotein has protein sequence MSNFKKTFKKIAIGFATLAAPVTALATISCGTTESKTILIAVDGVQQKFYDKAIELFKKTKSGQNGYEIKTIAKDVWGALEMPTGATDEKIVPDIFYAPHDRITTLVASNAVADLDQFSPGLLDRIAKKVKATEEEKKQLRSFGSVVGIEKITQLPAEKLFGIRHNTEGVIVASTKSLADVKKDLAKPENDTLLKLVKQGRAFLRFQDFWYGNGILGAVAHEYKAEDMMKKLLFLKNGKISTGLYTENPIHVEFKKAVDLMSEFFFPIYEAAYILDSGAYATSVWGKRNIKQDDLKALLSNDMGAVNNKVFELMKEGKLEYGLIGTWDVQVAQKSGNAKTFFNAGKLNDAYTYRQASSSWSYLVNIRNNGKSKARKEAIAEFLECVFDSQSFYEYFKSDSKVPFIVDLQKELKTKVDQDSAAQNAKLQELMSKLKYTDAAEFNRDYDSSIQVINNLSNVGDSPSASTWENTANDDPLADSNMYSANNLPVHAVLNSTLESKLGMNFKDIRDKYTEKGTGLRNALAAILGLEKLSDLQGNGQTWQVAFTKLNEANVLNELFANAKQGDNSFHIRKLEKIIFGADGDNGKEYDAVVEKFKTALKENKLQDLINAKIAEAKKVSQLLSKKAVADEVITKAVKAYLYARYINQAEVRNLGDKLTKEFQFPAKDKSTKVPASKVIEIVEQYRKNQTVDLIYQTLSSTKSLADGGLNVIQYQPGRIDQSNPQFGNVAWSSWNDAVFGNKLLYSEIATTTKTLDAFKKVMYEKLTAIYKEKIDTINSSTESTAVIRFE, from the coding sequence ATGAGTAATTTTAAGAAAACTTTTAAAAAAATAGCAATTGGCTTTGCAACCTTAGCAGCTCCAGTGACAGCATTAGCTACAATTAGTTGTGGTACTACTGAAAGCAAAACAATTTTAATTGCAGTTGATGGCGTTCAACAAAAATTCTATGACAAAGCAATTGAATTGTTTAAGAAAACAAAATCAGGCCAAAATGGCTATGAAATTAAAACAATAGCTAAAGATGTTTGAGGTGCTTTAGAAATGCCTACAGGGGCAACAGATGAAAAAATTGTGCCAGATATTTTTTATGCACCACATGATAGAATTACAACTTTAGTTGCATCTAATGCAGTTGCTGATTTAGATCAATTTTCACCAGGATTATTAGATCGTATTGCTAAAAAAGTTAAAGCAACTGAAGAAGAAAAGAAACAACTTAGATCATTTGGTTCAGTAGTCGGTATTGAAAAAATTACTCAATTACCAGCTGAAAAACTTTTTGGTATTAGACACAACACTGAAGGTGTTATAGTTGCTTCAACAAAATCTTTAGCAGATGTTAAAAAAGACTTAGCTAAACCTGAAAATGATACATTGCTAAAATTAGTAAAACAAGGTCGTGCATTTTTAAGATTCCAAGACTTCTGATATGGTAATGGTATTTTAGGCGCTGTAGCTCATGAATACAAAGCTGAAGATATGATGAAGAAATTACTTTTCTTAAAAAATGGAAAAATTTCAACAGGTCTTTACACAGAAAATCCTATCCATGTTGAATTCAAAAAAGCAGTTGATTTAATGTCAGAATTCTTCTTTCCTATATATGAAGCTGCATATATCCTAGACTCAGGAGCATATGCTACTTCAGTATGAGGCAAAAGAAATATTAAACAAGATGACTTAAAAGCATTATTAAGTAATGACATGGGCGCTGTAAATAACAAAGTATTTGAATTAATGAAAGAAGGCAAACTAGAATATGGTTTAATTGGTACTTGAGATGTTCAAGTAGCTCAAAAATCAGGTAATGCCAAAACATTCTTTAATGCAGGCAAATTAAATGACGCTTATACATACCGTCAAGCTTCAAGTTCTTGATCATATTTAGTAAACATTAGAAATAATGGTAAATCAAAAGCAAGAAAAGAAGCTATTGCAGAATTTCTTGAATGTGTATTTGATTCTCAATCATTCTATGAATACTTCAAGAGCGATTCAAAAGTTCCATTTATTGTAGACTTACAAAAAGAATTAAAAACAAAAGTTGATCAAGATTCAGCCGCTCAAAATGCAAAATTACAAGAATTAATGAGCAAATTGAAATATACAGATGCTGCTGAATTTAATAGAGATTATGATTCATCAATTCAAGTAATTAATAATTTATCAAATGTAGGCGATTCTCCAAGTGCAAGTACTTGAGAAAATACAGCGAATGATGACCCACTTGCGGATTCAAATATGTATTCAGCTAACAATTTACCAGTACATGCTGTGTTAAACAGTACTTTAGAATCTAAATTAGGCATGAATTTCAAAGATATTCGTGATAAATATACTGAAAAAGGTACTGGATTACGTAATGCATTAGCAGCAATTTTAGGTTTGGAAAAACTTTCGGATTTACAAGGTAATGGCCAAACTTGACAAGTAGCTTTTACAAAATTAAACGAAGCAAATGTTTTAAATGAATTATTTGCAAATGCAAAACAAGGTGACAATTCGTTCCATATTAGAAAGCTTGAAAAAATCATTTTTGGTGCTGATGGTGACAATGGTAAAGAATACGATGCTGTTGTCGAAAAATTCAAAACAGCATTAAAAGAAAACAAATTGCAAGATTTAATCAATGCAAAAATTGCTGAAGCTAAAAAAGTTTCACAACTTTTATCTAAAAAAGCAGTAGCTGATGAAGTTATTACAAAAGCAGTTAAAGCATATCTTTACGCAAGATACATTAACCAAGCTGAAGTTAGAAATCTTGGTGACAAATTAACTAAAGAATTTCAATTTCCAGCAAAAGATAAAAGCACTAAAGTGCCAGCTTCTAAAGTTATTGAAATTGTTGAACAATATAGAAAAAATCAAACAGTTGACTTAATTTATCAAACATTATCTTCAACTAAATCATTAGCTGATGGTGGATTGAATGTAATTCAATACCAACCAGGACGTATTGACCAATCAAATCCTCAATTTGGTAATGTTGCATGAAGTTCATGAAATGATGCTGTATTTGGAAACAAATTATTATATTCTGAAATTGCAACAACAACTAAAACACTTGACGCATTTAAAAAAGTGATGTATGAAAAATTAACAGCAATTTACAAAGAAAAAATTGACACAATTAATAGTTCAACTGAATCGACAGCTGTTATTAGATTTGAATAA